The Sorangiineae bacterium MSr11954 DNA segment ACCCCGAGTGGCGCGCGTCGGTGCAGCGCATGTTGGCCGACGAGAAGCTCCACCTCAAGGCCCGCCCCGTGGTGTACACCGTGGCGCTCGACATTCACCCTGGCGATACGCTCGAATGATACCCGACGTGCGGCCCGTCGCGCTGGTCAGTGGCTCCAGCCGTGGAATTGGTGCGGCCACGGCCCGGGCGTTCGGTGAACGTGGCTACCACGTCATCGTCAATTATCTCCAAAACGAAGCTGCCGCCCTCGAGGTGGTCTCGAGCATCACGTCGGCCGGCGGCTCCGCGCAGGCGATCCAGGCCGACGTTCGAGACGAGGAGCACGTCGGGCGGCTCGTGGACCAAATCGCCGGCGAGCATCGCCGGATCGATGTGCTCGTCTGCAACGCCAACACGGCGCGCCCCACGTTCGAGCCCTTCGAGGACGTGACCTGGGGCGCATTTCTCGCCAAGCTCGATAACGAGCTCGCGGGGGTGTTTCATCTCACCCAGCGGGTGCTCTCCGTCATGCGTGCGCACCCGCAGCACCGCGGGCGGATCGTCTATGTGTCCAGCATCAGCGGCGACTCCAGCGCGGGCCTGGTGGCCCACGCGACGGCCAAATCGTCGCTCAATCGATTCAGCCGGCATGTCGCGGCGTTCGCCGGACAATTCGGTATTTCGGTCAACACGGTGGCCCCGGGCTCGGTGGAGACCGACGCCAGCGCCACCGTCAACTCCGCCGAGATCATCGCCTATTTGGCCGAGCGCTCGGTGTTTGGCCGGCAGATGGTGCCGAACGACGTCGCCCAGGTGATCGCTTCGGTGGCCGATCCTTCGTTCGCCGCCGTGACGGGGCAGATCATCACCGTCGACGCGGGAATGGACGTGCTGGCGCAACAGCTCTCCTTCGTTGGAAAGCGCAAGCCGCTCACCGCCGATTAGCGATTCGCTCCTTCCTCGTTCTCTTCGTCTCGAATCGTATCGAAGTATCGAAAGGACACCACGTTGACCACGCGAGAACTCGACCTGCTCGGCATCACCGATCCGGCGGTGCGCCAGTCGTACCTCTTCACGAGCCGCCTGCTGCGGGAGAAGGCCAAGGCCCGGCAGATGCCGTCGATGGTCCGGTACATGGCCCCCATCGAAAAGCGGCTCTACCTCGAGACGCTCTTCACCTTCATCACCCACGTGGACGACATCGTCGATCACCGGGTGCACAGCATCCCCGTGCGCGAGCACCGGATGGATGAATGGGAGGCGATGTTCGCGCGCGCCGCCCGCGACCAGCTCCCGGCGGCGGGCACCCTGTCCTCGGACGACGAGGAGACGCACGCCCACGTCGCCCGAGCGTTCGTGCACACCATGCGCACCTTCGGGCAGCCGCTGGATGAAGTGCCGCCCTATGTGGCGGCGCAGCGCAAGACGCTGACCACCACGGAGTACGCGACGGAGAAAGAGCTCGCGGACTTCATCGACACGGTCACCTTGCTGCCGTCGTCGTGGGTCAATGCCATCTTGGAGCCCATCACCCCCGAGTCCAATGTGCTTTGCCGCCGCGCCGCCACGGCGTTTCAGCTCATCGACTTCATCCTGGACGTCCGTGAGGATCTCGCGCAAGGGCGCCTCTATATCCCGCTGGACCGGCTGGCCAAATATGGATTGGACCGTGCGTCGCTCGAGCACCAGCTCGGGGCGGGGCCCATCGGCGAAGGGCTGCGCGCGCTGATGGCGGCCGAAATCGAGCTGGCCAAAGAGACGTACGAGGCCGGACGCGATTGGCCGAAATCGGTCCAGCCGGTGTCGCGCGCGTTTGCCGAGTGGGATTACCACACCAACGGCTTGAAGCTGGACGCGCTGATCAAGGCCAACGGGGAGCATCTGCGCCCCGGCTTTCGGATGAACCCGGCCGTCACGATCAAGGTGATGGTGCGGATGTACGCCGATATCGCGAAGGGCGTCCGGAGCGATCTGCGCGTCCGGCGCGGCAAGCGCGCGGTGGGGAGGTGAGCACCATGAGCAACGTGACCAAATTGGAGCGCACGTCCGTCCTGATTGCCGGCGCCGGTCCGGTGGGATTGATGCTCGCCGGCGAGCTTCGATTGGGGGGAGTCGACGTGGTGGTGGTCGAAACGCGCAGCGAGCCAAGCGGTGAATCGCGCGGTCTCGGCTTCACCGCGCGGGCCACCGAGATCTTCCACCAGCGCGGGCTCTTGGCGCGATTCGGCGAGGTGGAGACGAGCCGGCAGGGGCACTTTGGCGGCATCCCCATGGACTTCGGGGTGCTCCCCGGCTCGCACTTCGGCGCGCGCGGTATTCCGCAATACAAGATCGAGGAAATGCTCGAGGGGTGGGCGCGGGAGCTGGGCGCGTCCGTGCGGCGGCGGCACCGGCTCGTCACCTTGAACCACGATGAACGCGGGGTGGTCGCCGTCATCGACGGGCCCGACGGCCCCTTCGAGCTCGCCGCCGATTACCTCGTCGGCTGCGACGGCGGCCGCAGCGCCGTGCGCCAGCTCGCGGGGTTCGATTTCGCCGGCACCGACGCCACGCGCGAGATGTATTTGGCCGACGTGCTCGATCGCGCGATCCGGCCGAGGTACATCGGCGAGCGGGTGTCCGAGGGCATGGTCATGTCCATGCCGTTTGCGCCGGGGGTGGATCGCATCATCGTGTGCCCGCGCGGTGCCCCACGGCGTGAGCGCACGGTGCCCATTGCGTTCGACGAAATCGCCGACGCGTGGCAGCGGCTCACCGGCGAGAGCTTGCACGGCGCAAAGACGCGTTGGGTGAGCGTCTTCACCGACGCCACCCGCCAAGTCACCGAATACCGGCGCGGCCGGGTGCTGCTCGCGGGCGACGCCGCGCATATTCATTTGCCTGCGGGCGGACAGGGCCTGAGCCTCGGCGTGATGGACGCGACGAACCTCGGCTGGAAGCTGGCCGCGACCCTTCGCGGTTGGGCGCCGGCAACATTGCTGGACAGCTACCACACCGAGCAGCACGCGGTGGGGGCGCGGGTGCTGCGCAATACGCAGGCGCAAGGTCTGCTCTACCTCAGTGGCAACGAGGTCGAGCCGCTTCGCGCGGTGATGGCCGAGCTGGTAGCGCTCCCCGAGGTGGGCCGCCTCCTCTCCGGCATGGTCAGCGGCTTGGCCGTCCGTCACGACGTCGGCTCGAGCGAGCATCCGCTGCTCGGCAAGCGCCTGCCGCACATACCCCTCGCCGGCGGCGGCTCCACGGCGGATCTCTTGCACCGCGCGCGCGGCGTCTTGCTGGGGAGCAACCGCGCGCTGGAGGGCATCGTCCATGGTTGGACGGATCGGGTGGACTTCGTTCACGCGGCGCCGGCCGAGCGAAGCAATGCGGGTTGGCCCTCGGAGGTGGACTCCCTGCTGGTCCGCCCCGACGGCCATGTGGCGTGGATCGCGCCGAGCACGCCGAGCACGCCGAGCAGGGTAGGTGTGACGAACGCGCTGCGCCGGTGGTTTGGCGAGCCGCATCGGGCGCCCTTGGATTGACCCTATGTTGACGTGGACCCTCCAGCGCTCCTGCGCGACCCTCGATATATTCTGCTATGGGCGCGAGATTGGCGACGCACTCCAGGAGGTTGCATTGTACACTCTTCTGGATACGCCGGTGCAGAAGCAACTACGAACGGGCGAAAGAAGGAGCGTGGCCATCCGAGGGCATGCCGCTCCCTCGGCGGCATGCTATCCCGAGCCCGATGAGCCACCCCACCTCCATCCTCGCTCCGGATGAACCGCGCGCCGCCGCCGTCGTGCAAGCCATTCGCGCGGGCGACGTCCCGACCCTGAAAGAGCTACTGCGCGCGAACCCCGATCTCGCCACCGCTCGGGTTGGCACCGTCGGAGGGTCCTGCACGGCGGCGCGCTCGCTGTTGCATATCGCAACCGATTGGCCGGGCCATCTCCCGAACGGCGCGGCGACCGTTCGCGCCTTGGTCGAAGCAGGGGCCGACGTGAACGCGCGGTTCGTGGGCGACCACACCGAAACTCCATTGCATTGGGCGGCGAGCAACGATGACGTCGAGGTGCTCGATGCGTTGATCGATCTCGGCGCCGATATCGAAGCACGCGGCGCCATCATCGCCGGCGGCACACCCATTTCGGACGCCACCGCTTTTGGGCAATGGAAGGCCGCCCGACGCTTGATCGAACGGGGCGCCCGAACGACGTTTTGGGAGGCATCGGCCTTGGGGCTCGAAGAACGCGTCGAGGCGTTCTTCCGCGGCTCCACCCCGCCCACCGCGCAAGAAGTCACCGAAGCCTTATGGGGCGCCTGTCACGGCGGCCAGCCAAAGGTTGCCGAATATCTGCTCGCGCGCGGGGCCGAGTTGAACTGGGTCGGATGGGACGGGCTGACCGCCCTCGAGGCCGCGCAGCGCGAGGGGCACGCCGATCTCGCGGCATGGTTGCGCGACCAAGGCGCCAAAACGGCGGCCGAGATCGAGGTGGCGCCAGCAGGGCAAACGAATCATCGCGCGTGAGCCTGGAGCCCGAACGCTTCGAAGCCGCGCAGGCCCTTTGCGCGGATCACCATGGCGCGCGCGCCGATGGGCAGCTCGAGCCGAGCCCACGAAGCGGTCGCCTGCGCTGCACGGGCGCGAGCTCGGACCTCCGTACATCCCGCGCCGCGGTTCGTGGTACCGTCTCGGCCATGAATCGTCATTCCCTTCGGCTCGGGCGGCTCGCGGTGGTGGGTGTCGTGGCGCTCGTCGCGCTCGGGACCCTGGGCGGTTGCGGTGGATGCGGGAAGAAGTCCGATTCATCCGAGGGCGCATCGCCTGCCGGAACGGCCTCCGCGAGCTCGGCGGTCAGCGCGGGGCCGCCGGGCCTCCCGGATGTTTGCAAGATGTTCACCCATGAGCAGATGACGGCGCTCACCGGGGAGGAGATCAAGAGCTCGCGCGCGGGGGAGAAGTCGACGGCCACCGAGCCGGAGTGCGACTGGATCGATCGAAACGAGGGCATCGCCGTGAGCATCAGCCTCGCCCCCGCGCCCGCGGATCCGTCGTTCAAAGGGTACGAGCCCGTGCCCGGCATCGGCGAGTCCGCGATCGAAAACCACGGCATCTTGAGCGTCTTGTACCGCGGGACCGAAATTACCGTCATCCACGGCGGCAGCGGCCACGTGGAAACGCAAAAGAAGATCGCCGCCAAGGTGATCGAAGCCCTCGACAAGCGCCGCCAAGGCCGCTGACCCGCGTCGCATCGCGGCATATTCAACTGGAGCGTATTTGCGGGAATGTTCGGATCCGCCCGCGGAAAGCGTCGTTCCGGCCGGCGCGACCTTGGGGAGCTCCGTTGAAGCCGAAATAGCGCAGAACGGGGCCACAAAACTCCAGAGTGTGCGCTGGACGGCACCGGCATGACCAATGCTCCTCGAAGAGGTCACCCACCCGGTTCGGAGACCGCCGGACCGAAACATGGAATGACCCCGCGGAGGACACGATGAAGAGGCTGAGCGCAACGGCAATTCTTGCCTTCTTTCCACTGCTCGCCGGTGCCTGCACCGGCTCGTCGGGCGTCGCGGGCTCGAACGCCGATCGCGCGGAGATCCATGCTTCGGAGGCCGCCCGCGCCAATGTCGAGGTCCTGTCCGCGCGCGTCGATACCGGCGAAGACGATGCGACGAGGCATGGCGACGATCGATCGCTGGCTCGAAAGCTCGACCTCGAACCCCGAACGAGCCGCGGTGCGCGCGCGCCCCTCGGGGCCAAGCTCCGGGGGGACGTGCGCCGCGCGGCCTCGAAGCTCGTCGGCGCCCCTCGGCCGGGAGCGTCTTCGCCTCACGCACGGCGCCCGACGGGCGAAGACGTATCGTCGGCCATCGCGTCGCCGAAGTCCCATGACGCTCCGGCGTGCGTTTGCGCGCAAGGCGACCCTTTGTGCTTCTGCATCTAACAACACCGGATCGCGCGCGCCGCGATTCTGCTGTTTAGTAATGACCATCCTCGGCGCGCTCGATCACATCGAGATAAGCATCGAGCGATCCGACCTGCTCGGCTTTTGCGTCGACGACCGTCCCTTTGGCATCGCGGATGGGGGTGAGCACCGGGGGCACGGTGATGATCGCGCGCGGTAGGTTCAGGGATTCGTAGCGCGAGACCACTTGGTCACGCCAGGCGGCGTTCACGTGGGTCGCGTATTTTTCGACCAGCCGCGTGAGGGCGGCTTTGTCGCCGGTCGCGCGGATGCGTTGATGCTCGACGAGCAGCTCGCCCGCGGCGCGTCGCCACGCCTCGGGATCCTTGGTGACGAGAAACAGCTTGCCGTCGCGCTCCTCGGGGACGATGACCCCTTTTTCGAGGAAGACGCCGAGGCGGACGAAGTCGCCCTGCATATGCGACTCCTCGATGCGGTCGCCTTTTGGAATGGACCGCAAGGACGCGAGGACCGCCGCGTCGTACCATGCGGGAGCGACCTTCGCGCAGCCTGCGTCGGGCAAAAGGCCGAGCTCCACCGTCTTGGGATCGCCTGAAAGATAGTGGACGACGAGGTTCGCACGCCCTTCTTCCATGGCCGAGAAGTACGGCGCGAGGAGCGCCTCGGGCGTCCCCGCGAGGTCCGCTTTTACCTTGCCGGAGCCATGCCCCGTCACCTCGTGCAACGCGACCCCGACGAAGCGCAACGCCGCGAAGCACCGTTTGACCTCGGCGCGCGACTCCGCGGGGACGAACTCGTCGACGAGCTTCGCGGCCACGAGCACGCGCGCGTCCTCGGTGCTCGCCATCATGAAGCTCTTCGTCCCGTAGGTGGCTCGAAAATCGGCATCGTTGGGGAGGTTCAAGCCCCGCAACGTAAAGAAGCCCGCTTCGCCCGCGGCACCGAGCACGGTGACCACCTCGGCCACCGGTGTGCGGAACACGTTGCGTTTGAGCTCGTCGGGCCACGGGAGCTTCTCTTCGAAGTAAGCCGCGCTCTGCGCGAGCGCCCGAAGCTTCGCGCCACGCTCGGGATCCGAGATGGCCACGAAGCCCTCGAAGCTCCCTTTGCGCTCGCGCACGTCGAGCGTCACCTCGATGAACCCCAACGTGTAATCGACCGGAAATTCGTGAGCGACCCACGCGATATCGTGCTTTCGAAACTCCTCCGGCTCGCCCGTCGCAAAATAGTTCACCAGGTGCCGCAGCGCCTCCTTTTGCGCCGGCGGCGCGAGGCGCATCGCCGCCTCGAGGTGCTCGATGACCCGGCGAAGCTCGGCGGCGCCCAGCCCCGAGGGCGTCTCTCCGTCCCCCGCGCGGTACACTTGCTCGACGATCGCTCCGTTTTGCTTCATCAACCGCCCATTGAGCGGGTGTGCCTCGCGGTACTGGTGCAAATCCGCGCTCGTGAGCCCTTCGTAAT contains these protein-coding regions:
- a CDS encoding squalene/phytoene synthase family protein; amino-acid sequence: MTTRELDLLGITDPAVRQSYLFTSRLLREKAKARQMPSMVRYMAPIEKRLYLETLFTFITHVDDIVDHRVHSIPVREHRMDEWEAMFARAARDQLPAAGTLSSDDEETHAHVARAFVHTMRTFGQPLDEVPPYVAAQRKTLTTTEYATEKELADFIDTVTLLPSSWVNAILEPITPESNVLCRRAATAFQLIDFILDVREDLAQGRLYIPLDRLAKYGLDRASLEHQLGAGPIGEGLRALMAAEIELAKETYEAGRDWPKSVQPVSRAFAEWDYHTNGLKLDALIKANGEHLRPGFRMNPAVTIKVMVRMYADIAKGVRSDLRVRRGKRAVGR
- a CDS encoding ankyrin repeat domain-containing protein translates to MSHPTSILAPDEPRAAAVVQAIRAGDVPTLKELLRANPDLATARVGTVGGSCTAARSLLHIATDWPGHLPNGAATVRALVEAGADVNARFVGDHTETPLHWAASNDDVEVLDALIDLGADIEARGAIIAGGTPISDATAFGQWKAARRLIERGARTTFWEASALGLEERVEAFFRGSTPPTAQEVTEALWGACHGGQPKVAEYLLARGAELNWVGWDGLTALEAAQREGHADLAAWLRDQGAKTAAEIEVAPAGQTNHRA
- a CDS encoding FAD-dependent monooxygenase is translated as MSNVTKLERTSVLIAGAGPVGLMLAGELRLGGVDVVVVETRSEPSGESRGLGFTARATEIFHQRGLLARFGEVETSRQGHFGGIPMDFGVLPGSHFGARGIPQYKIEEMLEGWARELGASVRRRHRLVTLNHDERGVVAVIDGPDGPFELAADYLVGCDGGRSAVRQLAGFDFAGTDATREMYLADVLDRAIRPRYIGERVSEGMVMSMPFAPGVDRIIVCPRGAPRRERTVPIAFDEIADAWQRLTGESLHGAKTRWVSVFTDATRQVTEYRRGRVLLAGDAAHIHLPAGGQGLSLGVMDATNLGWKLAATLRGWAPATLLDSYHTEQHAVGARVLRNTQAQGLLYLSGNEVEPLRAVMAELVALPEVGRLLSGMVSGLAVRHDVGSSEHPLLGKRLPHIPLAGGGSTADLLHRARGVLLGSNRALEGIVHGWTDRVDFVHAAPAERSNAGWPSEVDSLLVRPDGHVAWIAPSTPSTPSRVGVTNALRRWFGEPHRAPLD
- a CDS encoding SDR family oxidoreductase, with the protein product MRPVALVSGSSRGIGAATARAFGERGYHVIVNYLQNEAAALEVVSSITSAGGSAQAIQADVRDEEHVGRLVDQIAGEHRRIDVLVCNANTARPTFEPFEDVTWGAFLAKLDNELAGVFHLTQRVLSVMRAHPQHRGRIVYVSSISGDSSAGLVAHATAKSSLNRFSRHVAAFAGQFGISVNTVAPGSVETDASATVNSAEIIAYLAERSVFGRQMVPNDVAQVIASVADPSFAAVTGQIITVDAGMDVLAQQLSFVGKRKPLTAD
- a CDS encoding dipeptidyl peptidase 3 codes for the protein MLTLLRPRFASVCLAALVAGAACSPSPASAPPNGPPAPPPPKLLAELQGIAVTATYPKGFDRLTAEQRALAYHLTAAGLAGNALYTGQRSRFGRPAQLAVRQILAATPTKLDPATRKELLEYRRLLRVHAGLHDRATGEKYAPPMTRAEFEKAARDAKVAAPDDLLAAMFDPHVQPVTINKTPGPGKDPIAESAADHYEGLTSADLHQYREAHPLNGRLMKQNGAIVEQVYRAGDGETPSGLGAAELRRVIEHLEAAMRLAPPAQKEALRHLVNYFATGEPEEFRKHDIAWVAHEFPVDYTLGFIEVTLDVRERKGSFEGFVAISDPERGAKLRALAQSAAYFEEKLPWPDELKRNVFRTPVAEVVTVLGAAGEAGFFTLRGLNLPNDADFRATYGTKSFMMASTEDARVLVAAKLVDEFVPAESRAEVKRCFAALRFVGVALHEVTGHGSGKVKADLAGTPEALLAPYFSAMEEGRANLVVHYLSGDPKTVELGLLPDAGCAKVAPAWYDAAVLASLRSIPKGDRIEESHMQGDFVRLGVFLEKGVIVPEERDGKLFLVTKDPEAWRRAAGELLVEHQRIRATGDKAALTRLVEKYATHVNAAWRDQVVSRYESLNLPRAIITVPPVLTPIRDAKGTVVDAKAEQVGSLDAYLDVIERAEDGHY
- a CDS encoding DUF3558 family protein, giving the protein MNRHSLRLGRLAVVGVVALVALGTLGGCGGCGKKSDSSEGASPAGTASASSAVSAGPPGLPDVCKMFTHEQMTALTGEEIKSSRAGEKSTATEPECDWIDRNEGIAVSISLAPAPADPSFKGYEPVPGIGESAIENHGILSVLYRGTEITVIHGGSGHVETQKKIAAKVIEALDKRRQGR